A region of bacterium DNA encodes the following proteins:
- a CDS encoding ABC transporter ATP-binding protein — MTDGIVIRTSDLRRTYTVGAVEVHALQGVDLTVRRGEMMAVMGASGSGKSTLMNILGGLDAPTAGTYELDGVRVDRLDRDQLAEIRNRKIGFVFQGFNLLARTSALENVELPLLYARDIREREARARAVEALGLVGLADRIDHQPNELSGGQQQRVAIARALVTRPAILLADEPTGNLDSRTTVEVMALLQHLHASGMTILIVTHEPDVAAYAQRIIELRDGVIVRDVPVAARRSAVSADEGGTR; from the coding sequence GTGACGGACGGCATCGTGATCCGCACTTCGGACCTGAGGCGCACCTACACGGTGGGCGCCGTCGAGGTGCACGCGCTCCAGGGCGTGGACCTGACGGTGCGCCGCGGCGAGATGATGGCGGTGATGGGGGCGTCAGGCTCGGGCAAGTCGACGCTCATGAACATCCTGGGCGGGCTCGACGCCCCGACCGCGGGCACGTACGAGCTGGACGGCGTGCGCGTCGACCGCCTGGACCGCGACCAGCTGGCCGAGATCCGCAATCGCAAGATCGGCTTCGTGTTCCAGGGCTTCAACCTGCTGGCGCGCACCTCGGCCCTCGAGAACGTCGAGCTGCCCCTGCTCTACGCCCGCGACATCCGGGAGCGCGAGGCGCGGGCCCGCGCCGTCGAGGCGCTGGGCCTGGTCGGCCTGGCCGACCGCATCGACCACCAGCCCAACGAGCTGTCGGGGGGCCAGCAGCAGCGCGTGGCCATCGCGCGGGCGCTGGTGACGCGGCCGGCGATCCTGCTGGCCGACGAGCCCACCGGCAACCTCGACAGCCGCACCACGGTCGAGGTGATGGCCCTGCTGCAGCACCTGCACGCGTCGGGCATGACGATCCTGATCGTGACCCACGAGCCGGATGTGGCAGCCTACGCCCAGCGGATCATCGAGCTGCGCGACGGCGTGATCGTGCGGGACGTGCCGGTGGCCGCGCGCCGATCTGCGGTTTCGGCCGACGAGGGAGGGACGCGATGA